In Candidatus Berkelbacteria bacterium, the following are encoded in one genomic region:
- a CDS encoding rRNA pseudouridine synthase: MRLNKFLASCGVSSRRGADELITAGKVQINGKTVRELGTKVDPDKDKVTLDGQRLESSAKKVIYLFNKPKGVVTTADDPEGRKTVLDFVPNTPRVFPCGRLDYDTMGLVILTNDGNLCYQLTHPKFEHQKEYIVEGTTKTPKAALTELEQDKIILKDGPVTLDELKLIKMKKDTLSFLVTIHEGRNHLVRRICAAVGIEVVNLTRIRVGQYELGDLKPGEYKQI; this comes from the coding sequence ATGAGATTAAATAAATTCCTAGCTTCCTGCGGCGTCAGTTCTCGAAGGGGTGCAGATGAGCTCATAACCGCCGGTAAAGTGCAGATCAACGGCAAGACAGTTCGCGAGCTTGGCACCAAGGTAGACCCAGACAAAGACAAGGTTACGCTCGACGGTCAGAGACTTGAATCCTCTGCAAAGAAAGTCATCTACCTTTTTAATAAACCTAAGGGCGTAGTAACAACTGCCGACGACCCAGAAGGACGTAAAACCGTCTTGGATTTTGTTCCAAACACCCCGCGGGTCTTCCCATGCGGACGGCTGGACTACGATACTATGGGGCTCGTTATCCTGACAAACGATGGCAATTTGTGCTACCAGCTGACTCACCCAAAGTTTGAACACCAGAAGGAGTATATCGTTGAGGGCACGACTAAAACACCAAAAGCGGCACTGACCGAGCTCGAGCAAGACAAGATTATCCTCAAGGACGGCCCGGTCACCCTCGATGAGCTGAAGTTAATTAAGATGAAGAAGGATACTTTAAGTTTTTTGGTTACAATCCACGAAGGCCGTAATCACCTGGTGCGCCGAATTTGTGCAGCCGTCGGAATCGAAGTGGTCAATTTAACCAGAATTAGGGTCGGACAGTACGAACTGGGCGACTTAAAGCCGGGCGAATACAAACAGATTTAG
- a CDS encoding bifunctional 5,10-methylenetetrahydrofolate dehydrogenase/5,10-methenyltetrahydrofolate cyclohydrolase, producing MMLLSAKDLVTETTSQLVRDRQKIKTRPGLALVWVGNDPQTKTFIRVKQQKAKQLDCDFYLHHLEHAKFDQLSALMRGLNRKKEIHGIVLQLPLPRKEETQALIDLMEPKKDIDHLRPDSPFDAPTPSGILAILRHHNIDPKDEKTVILGAGRLVGAPLAETYKRNKWDFVQIPRKAREHLEEIRQSSLLISGTGVRQLVTPEFVRGKMVVVDGSGIDVDVPAVEKVAKAVTPSKGAVGPMTVCYLFKNLLLAAKQA from the coding sequence TTGATGCTACTTTCTGCTAAAGACTTAGTTACTGAAACTACTTCCCAACTTGTTAGGGATCGTCAAAAAATCAAAACCAGGCCTGGGCTGGCTTTAGTTTGGGTGGGAAATGACCCACAGACCAAAACCTTCATCCGCGTTAAACAACAAAAAGCCAAACAACTGGACTGCGATTTTTACCTTCACCACTTAGAACACGCAAAATTCGACCAACTCTCGGCGTTAATGCGCGGCCTGAATCGTAAGAAAGAAATCCACGGTATTGTCTTACAACTACCACTGCCCCGCAAAGAAGAGACCCAAGCGTTGATTGATTTGATGGAACCGAAAAAAGACATCGACCACCTTCGTCCCGACAGCCCGTTCGATGCCCCAACCCCCAGCGGAATCCTGGCGATTTTACGCCATCATAATATTGATCCAAAAGATGAGAAGACAGTGATTTTGGGTGCCGGACGGCTTGTTGGTGCCCCGCTTGCTGAAACCTACAAGAGAAATAAGTGGGATTTTGTGCAGATTCCACGCAAAGCCCGTGAACACCTCGAAGAAATCCGTCAGTCTAGCCTGCTTATAAGCGGTACTGGCGTACGTCAATTAGTAACGCCGGAGTTTGTTCGTGGCAAAATGGTCGTTGTTGATGGCTCGGGTATAGATGTTGACGTACCGGCGGTCGAAAAAGTCGCAAAAGCGGTGACACCTTCCAAAGGTGCCGTTGGCCCGATGACCGTTTGCTACTTGTTTAAGAATTTACTTCTTGCCGCGAAGCAGGCTTAA
- the thrS gene encoding threonine--tRNA ligase — MKSQKPYEDSRLYRIRHTAAHLLAMAVLEYDPKAKLAIGPPIEHGFYYDFEFTKPINDEVLRNLEKTIGQLIAKNLPVEHKTLTRSEALGRAKKEHQPYKEELINDLPDKELSHYVIGDFWDLCKGPHVASTGEVKAVKLLGIAGAYWRGSENNPMLTRIYGTAFESKKELDEHLKMLEEAKKRDHKKLGVALDLFVFSPLVGPGLPLWTPKGTVIRELLDDFVWELRRKKGYEKVEIPHLAKKDLYEKSGHWDKFKDDLFVIETREGKQFAVKPMNCPHHTQIFARKKWSYREMPQRYANTTMVYRDEQSGELAGLSRVISITQDDAHVFCRPDQVSEELDAIWDIVEEFYSRFGFRLEVRLSFHDPKTPEKYLGDPKIWKNSEAELEKTAKKRGAKYLVAPGEANFYGPKIDFMAYDSLERQWQVATIQLDMNLPKRFELTFVNPAGKDEDVVMIHAAIMGSIERFVSILIEHFGGEFPVWLAPVQVVVLPLSEKFVTYADKVSDELHQSGVRVETDDSNESLGKRIRQAEGQKIPFILVVGEKEQTAKTVAVRERHTPEQSTVSVEQFLSLLRGKK; from the coding sequence ATGAAAAGCCAAAAACCCTACGAAGACTCACGGCTCTACCGTATCAGGCACACAGCCGCCCATCTTTTGGCTATGGCAGTACTCGAGTACGACCCCAAGGCTAAACTTGCAATCGGCCCGCCAATCGAGCACGGCTTCTATTACGATTTTGAGTTTACGAAACCGATCAACGATGAGGTCCTACGAAACCTGGAGAAAACGATCGGCCAGTTAATCGCTAAGAACTTGCCCGTTGAGCATAAAACTTTGACCCGTAGTGAGGCGTTAGGCAGGGCAAAAAAAGAACACCAGCCCTACAAAGAAGAGCTGATTAACGATTTGCCCGACAAAGAGCTCAGCCACTACGTCATCGGCGACTTTTGGGATTTGTGCAAGGGCCCGCACGTTGCTTCGACCGGGGAGGTTAAAGCTGTCAAACTGCTCGGTATTGCTGGTGCTTACTGGCGCGGTAGCGAGAACAATCCGATGCTAACGCGTATTTACGGCACGGCCTTCGAATCCAAGAAAGAGCTTGACGAACATCTTAAGATGTTGGAGGAAGCCAAGAAACGTGACCACAAAAAGCTCGGGGTGGCACTCGACCTATTTGTTTTCTCGCCACTGGTGGGCCCCGGCCTGCCGCTCTGGACGCCAAAAGGTACCGTCATCCGCGAGTTACTCGACGATTTCGTCTGGGAGCTGCGACGCAAAAAAGGTTACGAGAAAGTCGAAATCCCACACCTAGCGAAGAAAGACTTGTATGAGAAAAGCGGCCACTGGGATAAATTCAAAGACGACCTGTTCGTAATTGAAACCCGTGAGGGCAAGCAATTTGCCGTCAAGCCGATGAATTGCCCGCACCACACTCAGATTTTTGCGCGGAAAAAGTGGAGTTACCGCGAGATGCCTCAACGTTACGCCAATACCACAATGGTCTATCGTGACGAACAATCAGGTGAGCTGGCCGGTTTAAGTCGGGTTATTAGTATCACTCAGGACGATGCCCATGTTTTTTGCCGGCCAGACCAAGTCAGCGAGGAACTAGACGCTATTTGGGATATCGTCGAGGAGTTTTATAGCCGGTTCGGTTTCCGACTTGAAGTGAGATTATCTTTTCACGACCCTAAGACTCCCGAGAAATATCTTGGTGATCCGAAGATTTGGAAAAATTCTGAGGCTGAATTAGAAAAAACCGCTAAGAAACGTGGGGCGAAATATTTGGTCGCACCTGGCGAGGCCAACTTTTACGGACCAAAAATTGACTTTATGGCCTACGACTCACTGGAGCGTCAGTGGCAAGTAGCGACAATTCAGTTAGACATGAACCTGCCGAAACGCTTTGAGCTGACTTTTGTCAATCCTGCAGGTAAAGACGAGGACGTTGTCATGATTCACGCCGCAATCATGGGTTCCATTGAGCGCTTCGTCTCGATCCTGATCGAACACTTCGGCGGTGAGTTTCCAGTTTGGCTTGCGCCAGTACAAGTAGTCGTTTTGCCGTTAAGTGAAAAGTTCGTCACCTATGCCGATAAAGTGTCCGACGAATTGCACCAGAGCGGCGTTAGAGTTGAGACGGATGATTCTAATGAATCGCTCGGTAAGCGTATCCGCCAAGCCGAGGGCCAGAAAATACCGTTTATCCTAGTGGTTGGCGAAAAAGAACAAACCGCTAAAACCGTTGCCGTCCGCGAGCGTCACACGCCGGAGCAATCAACCGTTTCTGTAGAACAATTCTTAAGCCTGCTTCGCGGCAAGAAGTAA
- a CDS encoding carboxypeptidase regulatory-like domain-containing protein translates to MTFYFGLLALGLAALLGWLKWAYKWDIDFQQFYLWASRNAEILLIGVTFLLSLTLIASAIAYRQTCKMSQEDYYLWLQQRATRTLFPFFTPIHDWLRLHVRLYRWWHTQVYSTTLHVLLFLFFLVLSASSVRTIYSPAPGDPGCTGDEPPITISSNTTWSGNNCYDTITINNNATLTLNGGASVQANSLTLGTGAIPPVNGHITFKYDTLNNLGVSIKILGGVTVNSGSTIKGNGQGYAGGTAGSVNGAGTGGGLGNVGGNSGGGGYGGAGGTVGSATGGATYGSDTAPDVAGSGGGYVSVSGAASNGGAGGAALKIESTGTFTFNGSINADGTVSVPASGIGSGKGGGGSGGSVWMIADTFTGTGTVTANGANGGSNGGGGGGGRIVRRYTSAIGTGLTLSATKGSGGTGGADGTIKNIGPVTTYDVAVPVGGSTTKTAGTSFSLVITAKDSLGATYPTYNGTVTFTSNDTQAIMPSNYTFVAGDNGIKTVSGFTLKTAGTKTITVTEVGNSTVIGTINLTVIAGTATNLTVTGITSTVSAGNAVSPTVTIFDQYGNVATTFTGVVSFSSNDAQATLPANYTFGNPDQGVKVFTNQFVVKTAGTRTLTATATSSSSPGLSSTFQGSHSNFTVVPNTATQIILTNINDSVLAGEKLTPIVTMKDAYGNVATGYTGTVRFTATDTSAVLPGDYTYVANDAGIKTFTNLLEFRTLGSITLTIAEIGGSSGGIISSERSLSTKLTLTVNPGAHSTYSLTTTSPQKVGVGWQETVTPKDAFGNTVTISEKTVITPTASGSVKFYTSNTYLTETSEYVMATQSLTIYLKATAAGTTTITVNDGTRQATSGSIKINPADTATETPPVTGTTEETPPTTAPPVTTPTVSTPQATSQPSTGITRVFETIQETVENNQALVNAANTAAVAVSPVATVVALGPLSTALVTAIIDTFVKGASFLGGFFGVTPTRLRGRRWGIVRNRRSGMPIGGVFIELLDATGEAIDRVLTDRTGHYAFLVDKPGRYWIQVRNPLYERFLSRPLTVNNPADDLINEDITLELIEEKLKSRMMMVGWLFGLMRVLNFIHWPLLIFGSVLAVYIYSIDQTLLKALVVSLYVLLWGTKVLELDYKRPFGVVVDAQTGKPQPSSVVQIVQRSKNEGPASVRSTITDHAGRFLFVIKPGRYHLIAGKEGYEPVEMEIQGDTVNLTIKLKQDKR, encoded by the coding sequence TTGACCTTTTACTTTGGCCTACTTGCTTTAGGCCTAGCCGCATTACTTGGTTGGCTGAAGTGGGCTTATAAGTGGGATATCGACTTCCAGCAGTTCTACTTATGGGCTAGCCGTAACGCGGAGATTTTACTGATCGGGGTAACTTTTTTGCTGAGCTTAACGCTGATTGCGAGCGCGATTGCATACAGGCAGACGTGCAAGATGAGCCAGGAAGATTACTACCTGTGGCTTCAACAGCGGGCGACCAGAACACTCTTCCCGTTTTTTACGCCAATTCACGATTGGCTTAGACTACATGTCAGGCTCTATCGTTGGTGGCACACGCAGGTCTACTCAACGACATTACACGTGCTACTCTTTCTCTTTTTCCTTGTTTTGAGCGCCTCCTCCGTTAGAACGATTTATTCGCCGGCGCCGGGAGACCCGGGTTGTACAGGCGACGAACCGCCAATCACGATTTCTAGCAACACAACCTGGTCGGGCAACAACTGTTACGACACCATAACAATTAATAATAACGCTACCCTAACTCTAAACGGGGGAGCTTCTGTTCAGGCTAACTCCCTCACTCTAGGGACGGGCGCCATACCGCCGGTGAATGGTCACATCACCTTCAAATACGACACTCTTAATAACCTCGGTGTTTCGATCAAAATTTTGGGCGGCGTAACTGTGAATAGTGGTAGTACCATAAAGGGCAATGGCCAAGGCTACGCTGGTGGTACAGCCGGCTCAGTTAACGGCGCTGGAACCGGCGGTGGTCTTGGTAACGTTGGCGGCAACTCTGGCGGTGGTGGTTACGGCGGAGCCGGAGGAACGGTAGGTTCAGCGACAGGGGGTGCTACTTACGGCTCCGATACGGCGCCCGACGTCGCTGGTTCAGGCGGCGGGTACGTTTCTGTTAGTGGTGCGGCCAGTAACGGCGGGGCTGGTGGTGCGGCGTTAAAAATTGAATCAACCGGTACTTTTACGTTTAATGGCAGTATTAATGCCGATGGTACTGTTAGTGTGCCAGCTTCGGGAATAGGCAGCGGTAAGGGGGGCGGGGGCTCTGGCGGTAGTGTTTGGATGATTGCTGACACTTTCACTGGTACCGGAACTGTTACGGCCAATGGTGCCAACGGCGGGAGTAACGGTGGTGGTGGCGGTGGCGGTCGGATAGTTCGACGCTATACCTCAGCAATCGGTACGGGACTTACATTGAGCGCGACTAAAGGATCCGGAGGCACTGGCGGAGCCGATGGGACGATTAAAAATATCGGCCCGGTCACAACCTACGATGTTGCTGTTCCAGTCGGAGGCTCGACGACTAAAACAGCTGGGACGTCATTTTCTCTTGTGATTACGGCGAAGGATTCTCTTGGAGCAACGTACCCAACGTATAACGGTACGGTCACGTTTACTTCTAATGATACGCAAGCAATAATGCCTTCGAATTACACATTCGTCGCCGGTGATAATGGTATCAAAACCGTTAGTGGCTTCACGCTTAAGACGGCCGGCACCAAAACAATTACAGTAACCGAGGTTGGTAATAGTACAGTTATCGGCACGATCAACTTAACGGTTATCGCCGGTACCGCCACCAACTTAACGGTGACGGGCATTACTTCAACGGTTAGCGCCGGTAATGCCGTATCTCCGACGGTGACGATCTTTGACCAGTACGGAAACGTCGCGACCACTTTTACGGGGGTGGTAAGTTTCTCGTCGAATGATGCTCAGGCGACGTTGCCGGCAAATTATACTTTCGGGAATCCAGACCAAGGAGTGAAAGTTTTCACCAACCAGTTTGTTGTCAAAACGGCCGGCACGAGAACGCTCACGGCGACAGCCACGTCGTCCAGTTCCCCGGGCCTTTCCTCGACCTTCCAGGGGTCCCACAGTAATTTCACTGTCGTACCAAATACAGCGACGCAGATAATTCTGACCAACATTAATGACTCGGTCTTAGCTGGCGAAAAGCTGACCCCAATCGTAACGATGAAAGACGCCTACGGTAACGTTGCCACTGGCTACACAGGAACAGTTCGCTTCACAGCGACAGATACTAGCGCCGTTTTGCCGGGCGATTACACCTATGTCGCGAACGATGCTGGGATTAAGACGTTCACAAACCTACTAGAATTTAGAACCCTAGGTTCAATTACATTGACTATTGCCGAAATCGGGGGGTCGAGCGGAGGAATCATTTCAAGCGAACGGAGTCTATCCACTAAGCTGACTTTAACGGTTAACCCTGGTGCTCATTCTACGTACAGTCTAACTACCACCTCACCGCAAAAAGTTGGTGTTGGCTGGCAGGAAACGGTAACGCCGAAGGACGCTTTTGGTAATACCGTAACAATCTCGGAGAAAACCGTCATAACTCCTACCGCTTCGGGTTCGGTAAAGTTCTACACTAGCAATACTTACCTGACGGAAACAAGCGAGTATGTGATGGCGACTCAGTCGTTAACTATCTATCTCAAGGCAACCGCTGCTGGGACAACTACAATCACCGTTAATGACGGCACTCGTCAGGCCACTTCGGGAAGCATCAAGATCAATCCGGCGGATACCGCCACGGAAACACCGCCCGTGACTGGTACTACCGAAGAGACGCCGCCCACAACAGCTCCGCCAGTAACCACGCCGACTGTCTCTACACCACAGGCCACGTCCCAACCGTCAACTGGCATAACGCGAGTGTTCGAGACGATACAGGAAACTGTCGAGAATAACCAAGCGTTGGTGAACGCTGCTAACACCGCTGCGGTGGCCGTCTCGCCCGTTGCTACGGTCGTTGCCCTGGGGCCACTTAGCACCGCGTTAGTAACGGCGATAATTGACACCTTTGTTAAGGGTGCCTCATTCCTTGGTGGGTTCTTCGGAGTTACGCCAACACGCTTACGCGGTAGGCGTTGGGGCATTGTTCGTAACCGACGAAGCGGCATGCCAATTGGCGGCGTGTTTATCGAGTTATTGGACGCTACTGGAGAGGCGATCGACCGGGTCTTGACCGACCGAACCGGACATTATGCCTTCCTTGTGGATAAGCCCGGACGTTACTGGATCCAAGTGAGAAATCCGCTCTATGAACGATTTTTGAGCCGTCCGCTAACTGTCAATAATCCTGCCGACGATTTAATCAATGAAGACATAACGCTTGAGTTGATTGAGGAGAAATTGAAGAGTCGCATGATGATGGTTGGCTGGCTCTTTGGTCTCATGAGGGTACTTAACTTCATCCACTGGCCGCTCTTAATCTTCGGTAGCGTGTTAGCCGTTTATATCTACTCGATCGATCAGACTTTGCTTAAAGCGCTCGTGGTATCGCTCTATGTCCTGTTGTGGGGAACAAAGGTACTTGAACTTGATTACAAGCGACCGTTCGGAGTGGTAGTGGATGCGCAAACCGGTAAGCCCCAGCCTTCATCCGTGGTTCAGATTGTTCAGCGCTCCAAAAACGAAGGCCCGGCGAGTGTCCGTTCAACTATCACAGACCATGCGGGACGTTTCCTATTTGTCATCAAGCCTGGGCGATATCACCTAATTGCCGGGAAAGAAGGGTACGAACCAGTTGAGATGGAAATTCAGGGCGACACCGTTAACCTAACGATCAAGTTGAAGCAGGATAAGCGCTAG
- a CDS encoding serine hydroxymethyltransferase: MKIVDLVKRETARQAECIDLIASENYASDAVKAALASDFTNKYAEGYPGKRYYAGNEVVDEMENLVIGLAQKVFKTDYHVNTQAYSGSIANLAVYFALLQPGDPIMGLELSHGGHLTHGHPITISGKTYNRTSYVVSQKGYRLDYGEIAKAAKASKPKLIISGASAYPRTIDFARLSAIAKSVGAYHLADISHISGLVATGLHPTPFGNADIVTTTTHKLLRGPRGALIFCREDLAKQIDKAVFPGIQGGPHENAIASIGVALEEASSPKYVEYCQAVLDNARELSQSLQKEGITILTDGTDNHLMLIDLRPLGIDGTEAQSRLEKEKIVVNKNTIPYDDASPMNPNGIRLGTPAITTKGMTTKDMPSLAKKIASILKR; encoded by the coding sequence ATGAAGATCGTCGATTTAGTGAAGCGGGAGACGGCACGACAAGCCGAATGTATTGATCTAATTGCTTCTGAAAACTACGCCTCCGATGCGGTTAAAGCAGCCCTTGCATCTGATTTCACTAACAAATACGCCGAAGGCTACCCCGGTAAGCGTTATTACGCCGGTAATGAAGTAGTCGACGAGATGGAGAACCTAGTGATTGGCTTGGCGCAGAAAGTTTTTAAAACCGATTATCACGTCAATACCCAAGCCTATTCGGGTTCAATTGCGAACTTAGCGGTGTACTTCGCACTCCTCCAGCCGGGGGACCCAATTATGGGACTCGAGCTTAGCCACGGTGGTCACTTAACGCACGGCCATCCTATTACGATTTCTGGCAAAACTTACAACCGGACTTCATACGTTGTAAGCCAGAAAGGTTACCGGCTCGACTATGGCGAAATCGCTAAGGCCGCTAAGGCTTCAAAACCAAAACTGATTATCTCTGGCGCCTCGGCCTACCCACGCACAATCGACTTTGCACGCCTTAGTGCTATCGCTAAAAGTGTTGGAGCCTATCATTTGGCGGACATTTCCCACATCTCTGGACTGGTGGCAACCGGCCTTCATCCAACGCCATTTGGTAACGCCGATATTGTGACAACAACAACCCATAAACTGCTACGTGGACCGCGAGGAGCGTTAATTTTTTGCAGGGAAGATCTAGCAAAACAAATCGATAAAGCGGTTTTCCCTGGCATCCAGGGTGGTCCGCATGAAAATGCCATTGCCTCAATTGGCGTCGCGCTAGAAGAAGCATCATCCCCAAAATACGTTGAGTACTGCCAGGCCGTACTGGATAACGCGCGCGAGTTATCACAATCCCTGCAAAAAGAAGGAATCACGATCTTAACCGACGGCACCGACAACCACTTAATGCTTATAGACTTACGCCCACTTGGAATCGACGGCACTGAGGCCCAGAGTCGCCTGGAAAAAGAAAAGATAGTCGTTAACAAAAATACTATCCCTTACGACGACGCTTCACCGATGAACCCCAACGGTATTAGGCTTGGTACACCGGCAATTACCACCAAGGGCATGACAACGAAAGACATGCCGTCACTTGCCAAAAAAATCGCCTCGATACTTAAGCGCTAG
- the smpB gene encoding SsrA-binding protein SmpB: protein MTTIARNKKAFFDYEIEDSVEAGLVLLGAEIKAIRAKDVNITGSYIKPFADKSGRVELWWVGSHFGVAEGDQTRTKKLLLNRREIDHITGRQSAKGQTILPLELFINRGRAKLKIGLGTHKKPHDRREELRERAVQRDAERDWRERSKR, encoded by the coding sequence ATGACAACCATAGCTCGCAATAAAAAGGCCTTCTTTGACTATGAAATCGAGGACAGCGTAGAGGCTGGTCTCGTATTACTTGGAGCAGAAATTAAAGCCATCCGCGCTAAAGACGTTAATATCACCGGTAGTTACATTAAGCCGTTTGCTGATAAATCAGGACGGGTTGAGCTATGGTGGGTTGGCAGCCATTTTGGCGTCGCTGAGGGTGATCAGACAAGGACGAAAAAGTTGCTGCTTAACCGTCGGGAGATTGATCATATCACTGGCCGACAGAGCGCCAAGGGTCAGACAATTTTGCCCTTGGAGCTCTTTATCAACCGTGGTCGTGCCAAGCTAAAAATAGGTTTAGGTACTCACAAGAAGCCTCATGACCGTCGAGAAGAGCTGCGCGAGCGTGCTGTTCAGCGCGATGCTGAACGTGACTGGCGCGAACGTTCGAAGCGCTAG
- a CDS encoding DUF4430 domain-containing protein, which produces MATRRIKRTPRKSATVTRSTRKSEDQSRSTVTVQTAHTTLARWTGLVLVLMALILAFGLYLIIHKPQTTDGAATAVTQTENEISYQGVEGKNAVELLRERAVIETKTYEGLGELVIAINGKASTENQFWVFYINGAPAEVGASTYITKATDVLTWKYENAQ; this is translated from the coding sequence ATGGCAACACGAAGAATCAAACGAACTCCCCGCAAGTCTGCAACCGTAACCCGTTCTACTCGCAAGTCCGAAGATCAGAGCCGCTCGACAGTTACAGTCCAAACAGCACATACAACGCTAGCCCGCTGGACAGGTCTAGTACTCGTGCTTATGGCACTTATTCTAGCTTTCGGACTTTACCTAATTATCCATAAACCACAGACGACCGATGGTGCCGCAACGGCCGTAACGCAGACTGAGAACGAAATTAGTTATCAAGGCGTTGAGGGTAAAAACGCTGTGGAGCTACTCAGAGAACGAGCTGTGATAGAGACCAAGACTTACGAAGGGCTCGGTGAATTAGTGATCGCTATCAACGGTAAAGCCTCGACAGAAAATCAGTTCTGGGTGTTCTACATTAACGGTGCTCCTGCTGAAGTGGGCGCAAGTACTTATATAACTAAAGCTACCGACGTCCTAACCTGGAAATACGAAAACGCTCAGTAA
- the ychF gene encoding redox-regulated ATPase YchF produces MEIGIVGLPNVGKSSLFNALTKAGAEAQNFPFTTIEPNVGIVEVPDERLSFLTEKFKAAKTVPATIKFVDIAGLVKGASQGEGLGNKFLSHIRSVDAIAEVVRVFDDPQVTHVHGGVDPGNDISTINTELLLADLEQADRALTANQDKIKRGEKEAVRLGTLLEQAVALFNDNKPLRTNPELAKSLRDFQFLSAKPLLYVANTDEKSADVSAVETHAQNEQAKVVAINVKAEQEIVELPSGEQLEYREGLGLKSGLEEVIKAGYELLGLITFFTAGPDESRAWTIAKGTKAPQAAGKIHTDFEHGFIRAQVYTFEDIKKFGSEKAIRDAGKLRSEGKEYVMRDGDVVEFLFNV; encoded by the coding sequence ATGGAGATTGGAATCGTTGGTTTGCCGAACGTTGGTAAATCATCATTATTTAATGCGCTCACAAAAGCCGGCGCCGAGGCGCAGAACTTTCCGTTCACTACTATCGAACCAAATGTCGGCATCGTCGAGGTGCCCGACGAGCGGCTGAGCTTTTTAACAGAAAAATTTAAGGCAGCAAAAACCGTCCCGGCAACAATTAAGTTTGTTGATATCGCGGGACTTGTTAAAGGCGCGTCGCAGGGTGAGGGACTGGGCAATAAGTTCCTGAGCCATATTCGCTCCGTTGATGCGATTGCGGAGGTGGTGCGGGTTTTCGACGATCCGCAAGTAACGCATGTTCATGGCGGCGTCGACCCTGGTAATGATATCTCAACGATTAACACTGAACTCTTGCTAGCTGACTTAGAACAAGCTGACCGAGCGTTAACGGCCAACCAAGACAAAATCAAACGCGGCGAGAAGGAAGCTGTTAGGCTGGGCACTTTACTTGAGCAAGCCGTCGCCTTATTCAACGACAACAAACCGCTTCGAACTAACCCCGAACTCGCAAAGTCGCTACGCGATTTTCAATTCCTCAGCGCTAAGCCGCTATTATACGTCGCAAACACTGACGAAAAATCAGCTGACGTTAGCGCCGTCGAAACACACGCCCAAAACGAGCAGGCAAAAGTCGTGGCGATTAATGTTAAAGCCGAGCAAGAAATAGTTGAACTTCCTAGTGGAGAGCAGCTCGAATATCGTGAGGGGCTAGGTCTGAAGTCTGGGTTAGAAGAGGTAATTAAAGCCGGCTACGAGCTACTAGGATTAATTACTTTCTTTACCGCTGGACCAGACGAATCTCGTGCTTGGACGATCGCGAAAGGTACTAAGGCACCGCAGGCCGCCGGCAAAATTCACACCGATTTTGAGCATGGCTTTATACGCGCCCAAGTTTATACCTTTGAAGACATAAAAAAATTCGGCAGTGAGAAGGCGATTCGCGACGCCGGCAAACTACGTAGTGAGGGCAAGGAATATGTGATGCGCGACGGTGATGTAGTGGAGTTCCTGTTTAACGTGTAG
- a CDS encoding ceramidase domain-containing protein: protein MVIARVSRFCEAVRDVGIAQPVNSWTSIIFFWAVAIFLWQHAARNQQFINGSKLVSVLFITVVFLIGASSFWGHATLSFWGGVADFSSMYLLVTLAALLGISWFKPWRNSTLITWWIIVNIPLFYVAGLSDGITDYTFMALVFVVVILEVVALSRLKKIGSPYFWLSLTSLAVGYGVWQLDRRGIWCNPESLWQGHGLWHLLTALAAGFLYLYLAGKPANESR, encoded by the coding sequence ATGGTTATCGCAAGAGTTAGCCGTTTCTGTGAAGCGGTTCGCGATGTTGGCATCGCCCAACCTGTAAACTCTTGGACTTCGATTATTTTCTTTTGGGCGGTGGCGATTTTCCTTTGGCAGCACGCTGCGCGCAATCAGCAATTTATTAATGGCAGTAAGCTCGTTAGCGTCTTATTTATTACGGTGGTTTTCCTGATCGGGGCAAGCTCGTTCTGGGGACACGCGACATTGAGTTTTTGGGGCGGAGTGGCGGATTTTTCTAGTATGTACCTGCTCGTGACATTGGCGGCGTTGCTTGGAATAAGCTGGTTCAAGCCGTGGCGAAATTCAACGTTAATTACCTGGTGGATTATCGTCAATATTCCGCTTTTTTACGTCGCTGGGCTCTCAGATGGGATAACCGACTATACATTTATGGCTTTAGTTTTTGTGGTTGTGATCTTGGAAGTTGTGGCGCTAAGCCGATTAAAGAAAATCGGCAGCCCTTATTTCTGGCTATCATTGACATCACTCGCCGTTGGCTACGGGGTCTGGCAACTGGATAGGCGAGGTATTTGGTGCAACCCGGAGAGCCTTTGGCAGGGTCACGGCCTCTGGCATCTTCTAACGGCTCTTGCTGCGGGCTTCCTTTATCTGTATTTGGCTGGAAAACCTGCAAATGAGTCGCGGTAA